The window AGAGGTGTGTGATGGTGAACAATGATTTGATAAATCCATTCCGATAATGGTTTATGGTTTCTTAAACAAGGGGAGCGTTAGCTCGACACAAACATAATGAGGCCGCCGCAGAATCGATCCGGCGGCCTCATTAAACTAAAGGGCAGCATAGTGGAAGTGAATACTTGAGGACAAGTCTATCTAACATAGAGGGAGTCCACGTTCTGTTCGAGCCAGGTCATCAACTCGTTGAATAAAGGCAGTTTTTGCTCGTGTGTAGCCCTCAGGATCGGAATGATATGTTCAGGAGGTAGTCGCGAAATAGCAATTCTTTTCTTTCGTGAAATCCCACGATCGGCAGGAAATGCAAATGATGCGTTCGCTCATCTGCGAATTCTTTTGCAAATAAATGTCGCCCGGTCATGCCGGTTTCAACATAGTAGTAACCCGAATTACTAAGAAAGTCCGCATAAACCTCTTCATTAAGCAATGTATGAACGCCAGCGAACATATCGAAAAGAATTGAAAATGGCACAACCAGCGGCGAGAAAAAATGCATCGCGAGAAATAAACCGGCAATATGACAAGTTTAACCTGAGGTTTCTCTTTCACTTCCGGCGGAAAAGTGCGAGCGTTGTCAATAATCATTCATCATCTGAGCAAATGATTATTGCGGAACTAAGCGTGCTGCTAATATACTTTGGTTATCTTTTCAAAGAAGATTAGGAGGTTGAAAAACTACATGATGAAAGCGCTTCGAATTATTCTGTGTCTGCTGTTTCTTTTTTCCTACATGCCGCTCATCGGTACTTCTGAAGTCAGGGCGGCGGCGGCGCCGGTTACATCACTTGTCAATGATGATTTTGAAGGGAGTACGTTAGGAGTATTACCTGAAGGGTATACCCCGCCTTTTGGCAGCGGTGTGATTACTGCTTTTTCGGCTACGAACAATTCTACAATAATTAATAGTAGTAATCTTAGAAACAGCTATGGCCAAACATCGACTACTTTAGTCGGAAACACAACCAACGTATTATGGATCAGTGACGGCGCTGGCAGAGGCGGCTTCAATAAAGCGTTTACACCTGTAACCGCAGCGAGCAACAAAGGGATTACCGCCCAGCTCGAATTTATGGAAGGCGCTATAGTAAGCGATTCATATGTATTGGAATTGCTAGATAGCAATAAGAAATTAGCGCTTTCCTTAAAGGCCGATTTCGCCTTTCCGAATCCTCAAACAGGCGGCACACAAAAATTCCAGGCGAAAACCTGGTATACGGTGAAGTACGTTGCCGATATAAAAGCAAATACGGCAGATCTTTATATTAATAGCATATTCTCCGGAAATTTCAAATTCGCCAGCCCGGTTACAGATATCGCCTCTATAAATTTTAGAATGGCGGGTACGTCGACAGGGAATGCGTATGTTGACAACATCATCGTTTATCCACAAGAAGCGGTGACACCGCTAAATTTGACAGCCGAAGGCGCAAACCGCAGGGTTGAGCTGAGCTGGGATGCTACCAGCGGTGCGGATTCCTATAATGTGTATCGCAGCGAATCCCCGGATGGAACCTATGTAAAACTTGCTGAAGGTGTGCCGTCTAACAGCTATACGGATACTGCCGGTCTGATTAACGATAAATACTACTATTACAAGGTGACTTCGATGAACACGTCTGGTGAAAGTGAGTATTCGTATTATGCATCCGGCTATCCTAACAACGTGGAACCCCCATCAGACGAGATTACAAGCCTTTACGCCACCGTCAGAGACGGGCAACTTTCGGTCGCCTGGGATCCTGTTAATAAAGCGACCTTCTATACGCTTGAGCGAAGCACAACACCGGAAGGACCTTTTGTCCCATTACTGATGAACGGGAAACCAAAGCTTACCAGCACTTCCTATTTGGATACGAACTTGAGGTCGGATACGGAGTATTATTACAGACTTACAGCCGGGAATGTCGGCGGTCTAGGGCAGCCAAAACTGCTCGAAAAGGTATCCCCTGCAACACCGTTAAGTGCTCCGACGTTATTGAGCGTCGAACCTGGAAATAACCAGGTCCAGCTAAATTGGACTTCAGTAACGAAGACATCTACTTACAGCGTAAAAAGAAGTTTGGTAAACGGTGGACCATACATAGCTCTGGCCAATGTTAACGAAACCGGTTACTTGGATACCTCAGCGGAAAACGGCAAGACTTATTATTACGTAGTTACTGCTGTAAATGATAGGCAAGAAAGCATGATTTCAAATCAATTAAAAGCAAAGCCAAATGCTCCGGTTTTGGGTGCACCGGCTAAACCTACAAGCTTCAAAGCAGTCGCGAAAGAAGGCAGCGTAAGCCTTTCCTGGGATGCGGTTAATGGCGCTTCCTCTTACAATGTAAAGAGAGCTATTTCCGATGACGGATCATATACGGTAATCTCTTCAACTTACCATTCAACATTTGACGATTCGAGCGTGATAAACGGGATAACTTATTATTATGTTGTTTCCGCTGTAAATTCGAACGGCGAGAGCCCTGATTCGGATGAACTTGTTGTACTCCCGTCGGTTATGCTGACGGTAGATAAGAATGTAGCAGCTGATGGTGTAAGAGTATTCAATACTATTCAAAGCGCTATTAATAGGGTTCCGACAAATAACACCATAAGAACGATCATTTCTATCGCTCCCGGAACGTATACCGAAAAGCTTAAGGTTGATCGTCCGTATGTAAGTCTTGTCGGTGCGGGCATGGATAAAACATCTATTTTGTATGGCGATTACGCAGGGACAGCGGCAACACAGGGCAAGCCCGGTCACACAGGAAACACGTTCCTAAGCCAGACGGTGGACGTAACTGCAGACTTCTTTAACGCTTCCAATCTGACGATCGAGAACAGCGCCGGACCGCGCAATGAAGTGGCACAGGCGGTAGCACTGTCGCTCAAAAGCGATATGGCCGTATTGGAAGCGGTGAGATTGAAAGGCTATCAGGATACGCTGTACAACGGCTTAAATTCCAAAAATCAGGGACGTCATTATATCCACAACAGCATTATTGAAGGAGACGTCGATTTCATCTTCGGTGAAGCTCCCGCTGTCGTCATGGACAATGTGAGAATAGTGCTTGTGAGTAATGTCCCGGCCGGAGCGAGTGCAGGAGGACATATTACGGCAGGAGCGCAGAGAAATACGGCGGACATGGGATATGTAATTTTAAATTCTCAAGTGGTTGACGGCCCTTCTGCACGAGGGATTTACGACTTGGGGCGCGCTTGGAAGGATTACGCAAGAGCTACATTTATCAACACTTTAATCGATTCGAAAAAGTTTCTTCCGGAGGGCTGGGCGGCTTCCTGTGCGGGTTCCTGTAAAACCAGCTATTTTTCGGAATATAACAGCTATGGATTCGGAGCGAATGCAACCACACGTCAAATTTCCACTCAGCTCACAGGACAGGAAGCAAGTTTGACGATTCCGCAAATTTTAGGTGGCTGGGATCCATCCATTCCAGTTATCATGCCGAAAGTAAACTATACGCCAGAAGTTGTGGTTACATCCTCCAGCTTTGATAAGAACCCGGCAAATAATGCGGATATTAACGTAAGTGTAAGGAGCAACGGATTTGCGTTGACGAATATCACGAATGGCACAGAAGTTCTTGGATCGTTGGACTACACCGTTACCGGCAGCGTATATACGCTCAAGAAAGATTACCTT is drawn from Paenibacillus sp. V4I7 and contains these coding sequences:
- a CDS encoding GrpB family protein → MHFFSPLVVPFSILFDMFAGVHTLLNEEVYADFLSNSGYYYVETGMTGRHLFAKEFADERTHHLHFLPIVGFHERKELLFRDYLLNISFRS